One genomic region from Neisseria weaveri encodes:
- the cysE gene encoding serine O-acetyltransferase: MNTTAQNTRPDNFDLWQTIRNEAEQAAASEPMLASFLHLTVLRHDSLDAVLAFHLSSKLSSPIMDARALFEVYLQALNSDTAIISAVEKDLLAIYDRDPACDEYSLPLLYFKGFHAIQAHRINHWLWENGRKTLAYFLQNRSSEVFGVDIHPAARFGHGLMLDHATGFVAGETAVLGNDISILHGVTLGGSGKESGDRHPKVSDGVMIGANASILGNIRINECAKIGAGSVVVHDVPAFTTVVGVPARMVGSKNKAKPSEEMVQDFVGELEADFYI; this comes from the coding sequence ATGAATACAACAGCACAAAATACCCGCCCGGACAACTTCGATTTATGGCAAACCATCCGCAACGAAGCGGAACAAGCGGCCGCATCCGAACCGATGCTCGCAAGTTTCCTGCATTTAACCGTATTGCGACATGATTCTTTAGACGCTGTTTTGGCATTCCATTTATCCAGCAAACTTTCCAGCCCGATTATGGACGCACGCGCACTGTTTGAAGTCTATTTACAGGCACTCAATAGCGATACCGCCATCATTTCGGCAGTTGAAAAAGACCTGCTGGCCATCTACGACCGCGACCCCGCTTGCGATGAATATTCGCTGCCCTTACTCTATTTCAAAGGTTTTCACGCTATTCAGGCACACCGTATCAACCATTGGCTATGGGAAAACGGCAGAAAAACTTTGGCCTATTTCCTGCAAAACCGTTCCTCCGAAGTTTTCGGCGTAGACATCCATCCTGCAGCCCGCTTTGGCCACGGCCTGATGCTTGACCATGCAACTGGTTTCGTTGCCGGCGAAACCGCCGTATTGGGTAACGATATTTCTATTCTGCACGGCGTAACTTTAGGCGGCTCGGGCAAAGAGAGCGGCGACCGCCATCCGAAGGTCAGCGACGGCGTGATGATTGGTGCCAATGCTTCCATTCTCGGCAACATCCGTATCAACGAGTGCGCCAAAATCGGCGCCGGCAGCGTGGTCGTTCATGACGTTCCGGCGTTCACCACCGTCGTCGGCGTACCCGCCCGCATGGTCGGCAGTAAAAATAAAGCCAAACCTTCGGAAGAAATGGTTCAGGATTTCGTCGGCGAGTTGGAAGCGGATTTCTATATTTAA
- the rng gene encoding ribonuclease G → MLPSIPLPKDVIRPPETVLVNITPQETRVAILEENNICELHIERNSGHGLVGNIYLGIVRRVLPGMQSAFIDIGLERAAFLHIVDVLEQRQNPDETQRIEHMLFEGQSVLVQVIKDPINSKGARLSTQISLAGRFLVHLPQDDHIGISQRIEDEDERNNLRDRLLSLLPENASHGYIIRTSAETATLAELQADIDYLTKVWENIQHQAKTKPPETLLYQDLPLSLRVLRDMFSDNTREILVDSKENHTRMMQMAEQYVQNAVDKIHLFKGDRPLFETHNIEQEISRALQPRVNLTFGSYLIIESTEAMTTIDVNTGGFVGARNFDETIFRTNLEACHAIARELRLRNLGGIIIIDFIDMAQDSHREAVLQELAKALSFDRTRVTLNGFTSLGLVELTRKRTRENLSQILCEPCPTCQGRGQLKTPQTVCYEIQREIVREARRYDAQHFRILAAPNVIDLFLDEESQSLAMLIDFIGKPISLAVETTYTQEQYDIVLL, encoded by the coding sequence ATGCTGCCCAGCATCCCGTTACCCAAAGACGTGATCAGGCCGCCGGAAACGGTTTTGGTCAACATCACCCCCCAAGAAACCCGTGTTGCCATTCTGGAAGAAAACAACATCTGCGAACTGCATATCGAACGCAACAGCGGACACGGCTTGGTCGGCAATATCTATTTAGGCATCGTCCGCCGCGTTCTGCCCGGTATGCAAAGTGCATTTATCGACATCGGCTTGGAACGCGCCGCCTTCCTCCACATTGTCGATGTGCTCGAACAACGCCAAAACCCGGACGAAACACAACGTATCGAACACATGCTGTTTGAAGGGCAATCCGTATTGGTACAAGTCATCAAAGACCCCATCAACAGCAAAGGAGCAAGGCTGTCCACCCAAATCTCATTGGCCGGAAGGTTTTTAGTCCACCTGCCCCAAGACGACCACATCGGCATTTCACAACGCATCGAAGACGAAGACGAACGCAACAACCTGCGCGACCGCCTGCTCAGCCTGCTGCCCGAAAACGCCAGTCACGGCTACATCATCCGCACCAGTGCAGAAACCGCCACTCTTGCAGAGCTTCAAGCCGATATCGACTATCTGACCAAAGTCTGGGAAAACATCCAGCATCAAGCCAAAACCAAACCGCCAGAAACCCTGCTCTATCAAGACCTACCCTTAAGCCTGCGCGTACTGCGCGACATGTTCAGCGACAACACCCGAGAAATTCTGGTCGACTCCAAAGAAAACCACACCCGCATGATGCAGATGGCCGAACAATATGTTCAAAACGCCGTCGATAAAATCCACCTGTTCAAAGGCGACCGCCCCCTGTTTGAAACCCACAATATCGAACAGGAAATCAGCCGCGCCCTACAACCACGCGTCAATCTGACTTTCGGCAGCTATCTAATTATCGAATCCACCGAAGCCATGACCACCATTGATGTCAATACCGGCGGCTTTGTCGGCGCACGCAACTTCGACGAAACCATTTTCCGTACCAATCTCGAAGCCTGCCACGCCATCGCACGCGAACTGCGTTTGCGCAATCTCGGCGGCATCATCATCATCGACTTTATCGATATGGCGCAAGATTCCCACCGCGAAGCCGTATTGCAGGAATTGGCCAAAGCCCTCAGTTTCGACCGAACCCGAGTTACCCTGAACGGCTTTACCAGTCTGGGATTAGTGGAATTGACACGAAAACGGACACGCGAAAACCTAAGCCAGATTTTGTGCGAACCCTGTCCAACCTGCCAAGGCAGAGGCCAGCTCAAAACCCCGCAAACCGTGTGCTACGAAATCCAACGCGAAATCGTACGCGAAGCCCGCCGTTACGACGCGCAACACTTCCGCATTTTGGCGGCTCCCAATGTTATCGACCTGTTTCTCGACGAAGAATCCCAATCTCTGGCCATGCTAATCGACTTTATCGGCAAACCGATTTCTCTGGCCGTGGAAACCACTTATACGCAAGAACAATACGATATTGTATTGTTATAG